The following are encoded in a window of uncultured Ilyobacter sp. genomic DNA:
- a CDS encoding aldolase/citrate lyase family protein, which yields MKLRRSMLFMPGNNPGMLQTAVDFGADAIILDLEDAVALTEKDAARILVREALKVNDYSSVEVVVRINPLSTPFAEEDIDVIARLRPDAILLPKAVPEDVKIMDEKLSKIEEEEGLEKGSIKIHCLVETTYGVETVYETLKTSSRIEAVLLGGEDLAADLAVKRTKSSEEILYARTKVVNACKALKIDAIDTPFTDTNDYDGLRADTEKAKGLGFSGKLAINPRQIDTIHEVYSPSEADINYALRVMYAQDEAEKEGLGVFSLDGKMVDLPVINRAKQTLDVARLIGLIK from the coding sequence TTGAAACTTAGAAGAAGTATGTTATTCATGCCTGGAAACAACCCTGGGATGCTTCAAACTGCTGTTGATTTTGGAGCAGATGCAATAATCCTTGATTTGGAAGATGCAGTGGCTCTCACAGAAAAAGATGCAGCGAGAATACTGGTAAGGGAGGCTCTCAAGGTTAATGACTATTCCTCAGTAGAAGTAGTTGTTAGAATAAATCCTCTTTCTACTCCTTTTGCAGAGGAAGATATAGACGTAATAGCTAGGCTAAGACCAGATGCTATCTTACTTCCAAAAGCTGTTCCAGAAGATGTGAAAATTATGGATGAAAAGCTTTCAAAGATAGAAGAGGAAGAGGGGCTAGAAAAGGGGAGTATAAAAATTCACTGTCTTGTAGAAACTACTTATGGAGTGGAAACAGTCTATGAAACTTTAAAAACAAGTTCAAGAATAGAGGCTGTCCTTTTAGGAGGAGAAGACCTTGCAGCAGATCTTGCAGTAAAGAGAACAAAAAGCTCAGAAGAGATTCTTTATGCCAGAACTAAGGTTGTAAATGCTTGTAAGGCACTAAAAATAGATGCCATAGATACTCCTTTCACTGATACAAATGATTATGATGGGTTAAGAGCGGACACAGAAAAAGCAAAAGGGCTTGGTTTCAGTGGTAAGCTTGCAATAAACCCAAGACAGATAGACACCATTCATGAAGTATATTCTCCGAGTGAGGCAGATATAAATTATGCACTTAGAGTTATGTATGCACAAGATGAAGCGGAAAAAGAGGGGCTAGGGGTATTTTCTTTAGACGGTAAAATGGTCGATCTGCCTGTAATAAACAGAGCTAAGCAGACTCTTGACGTAGCAAGACTTATAGGTCTTATAAAATAA
- the citD gene encoding citrate lyase acyl carrier protein, which translates to MTINKPSKAGTLESNDIYVMLMPSESGIHIDLESIVEKQFGEDIRRVISEKLQEMGITSVIVKAQDKGALDYTIKSRIEAAVTRGL; encoded by the coding sequence ATGACTATAAACAAACCTTCTAAAGCCGGGACTTTAGAATCTAATGATATTTATGTAATGCTTATGCCTAGTGAGAGCGGCATTCATATTGATTTAGAAAGTATTGTAGAAAAGCAATTTGGAGAGGATATAAGAAGAGTAATAAGTGAAAAACTTCAAGAGATGGGAATAACTTCAGTAATAGTAAAGGCTCAAGATAAGGGAGCTCTTGACTATACGATTAAATCAAGAATAGAAGCTGCTGTCACAAGAGGATTATAA
- a CDS encoding methylaspartate ammonia-lyase: MKIIDVVCSEGRTGFYFDDQRAIKAGAGHDGFTYVGETKTAGFTSIRQAGEAISVMIVLEDGQVAYGDCAAVQYSGAGGRDPLFLAKDFIPVIEKDIVPKLIGRELNSFRALAEEFDAMTIDGKRLHTAIRYGVSQAILDAVAKAKKVTMAEIIKEEYNTGLEVTRRPIFTQSGDDRMNNADKMIIKGADVMPHALINHVETKLGNDGSILKEYVEWLRNRVIALRTSEDYAPIFHIDVYGTIGMAFNQDIKAQADYLATLVEAAKPFKLRIEGPMDVEDRDKQIEALAALTAEVDARGIEIELVADEWCNTLEDIKLFADNKAGHVVQIKTPDLGGVNNIAEAILYCNEKGIGSYSGGTCNETNRSAEVTTNIAMACGALQVLAKPGMGVDEGFMIVNNEMNRVMALVNRRK; this comes from the coding sequence TTGAAAATTATAGACGTAGTTTGTTCAGAAGGAAGAACTGGTTTTTATTTTGATGACCAAAGAGCTATCAAAGCTGGAGCAGGACATGACGGGTTTACTTATGTAGGAGAAACTAAAACTGCAGGATTTACTTCAATAAGACAGGCAGGAGAAGCCATATCTGTAATGATCGTTCTTGAAGACGGTCAAGTAGCATACGGAGACTGTGCTGCGGTACAATACTCTGGTGCAGGGGGAAGAGATCCATTATTCCTAGCTAAAGATTTTATTCCAGTTATAGAAAAAGATATCGTTCCAAAATTAATAGGAAGAGAGTTAAACAGCTTCAGAGCTCTTGCTGAAGAATTTGATGCTATGACAATAGACGGTAAAAGACTTCATACAGCTATCAGATACGGAGTATCTCAAGCTATCCTTGATGCTGTTGCAAAAGCTAAAAAAGTTACTATGGCTGAAATCATCAAAGAAGAGTACAATACTGGTCTAGAAGTTACTAGAAGACCTATATTCACTCAATCTGGTGACGACAGAATGAACAATGCTGACAAAATGATCATCAAAGGTGCAGATGTAATGCCTCATGCACTTATCAACCACGTTGAAACTAAATTAGGAAATGACGGATCAATCCTTAAAGAATATGTAGAATGGCTAAGAAACAGAGTTATTGCTCTTAGAACTTCTGAAGACTATGCGCCAATATTCCACATCGATGTATATGGAACTATAGGAATGGCATTTAATCAAGATATAAAAGCGCAGGCTGACTATCTAGCTACATTAGTAGAAGCTGCAAAACCGTTTAAACTAAGAATAGAAGGGCCTATGGACGTAGAAGATAGAGATAAGCAAATCGAAGCACTTGCAGCTCTAACTGCAGAAGTAGATGCTAGAGGAATTGAAATTGAACTAGTTGCAGACGAATGGTGTAACACGTTAGAGGATATTAAATTATTCGCTGACAATAAAGCTGGACACGTAGTTCAAATCAAAACTCCTGACCTTGGAGGAGTAAACAACATTGCAGAAGCTATCCTTTACTGTAATGAAAAAGGAATAGGTTCTTATTCTGGAGGAACTTGTAACGAAACAAACAGATCTGCTGAAGTAACTACTAACATAGCTATGGCTTGCGGAGCTCTTCAAGTACTTGCTAAACCTGGAATGGGTGTTGACGAAGGATTCATGATCGTAAACAACGAGATGAACAGAGTAATGGCACTTGTAAACAGAAGAAAATAA
- a CDS encoding methylaspartate mutase subunit E — MKLSFKKWTEEEFMRVREEVLRQWPTGKDVNLEEAVAYHKALPDHKNFAKKLMDAKAKGITLAQPRAGVALIDEHIELLNFLDKEGGADLLPSTIDAYTRQNKYENCEKGINESKIAGRSLLNGFPGVNHGVAGCRQVVEAVNLPLQLRHGTPDARLLSEIMIAAGFTSNEGGGISYNIPYAKSVSLEKTIIDWQYCDRLVGWYEEQGVSINREPFGPLTGTLVPPSMSNAVQILECLLAAEQGVKNITLGYGQCGNLVQDVAAIRSLQSQAEEYCAAMGYENMVITTVFHQWMGGFPEDEAKAFGVISNASVSAALAGATKVIVKTPHEAIGIPTKEANAEGIKATKMVLNLLEGQKLPQSEALDAEMALIKREVKAILDKVSELGNGDLAVGTVKAFEQGVMDIPFAPSIFNAGKILPARDNQGRIRYLEVGNIPFSQDIIDFNRKALEERAASEGREVGFQMTIDDIFAVGKGKLIGRPEKK, encoded by the coding sequence ATGAAGTTAAGTTTTAAAAAATGGACTGAAGAGGAGTTCATGAGAGTAAGAGAAGAAGTACTAAGACAATGGCCAACTGGTAAAGATGTTAATCTTGAAGAGGCAGTGGCTTACCATAAAGCATTACCTGACCACAAAAACTTTGCAAAAAAATTAATGGATGCAAAAGCAAAAGGGATCACTTTAGCACAACCTAGAGCAGGAGTTGCTCTTATAGACGAACATATCGAGCTTCTTAACTTTCTAGATAAAGAAGGTGGAGCAGACCTTCTTCCTTCTACAATAGATGCTTATACTAGACAAAACAAGTATGAGAATTGTGAAAAAGGAATAAATGAATCTAAAATAGCTGGAAGATCTCTACTTAACGGATTCCCAGGTGTAAACCACGGAGTAGCAGGTTGTAGACAAGTAGTTGAAGCTGTAAATCTGCCATTACAATTAAGACACGGAACTCCAGATGCAAGATTACTTTCTGAAATAATGATCGCTGCTGGATTTACTTCAAATGAGGGTGGAGGAATCTCTTACAACATTCCTTACGCAAAATCAGTTTCTCTTGAGAAAACAATTATCGACTGGCAATACTGTGACAGACTAGTTGGATGGTACGAAGAGCAAGGAGTATCAATCAACAGAGAGCCATTTGGTCCATTAACTGGAACTCTTGTTCCGCCAAGTATGTCAAACGCTGTTCAAATTCTTGAGTGTTTACTTGCTGCTGAGCAAGGAGTTAAAAACATAACTCTTGGTTACGGACAATGTGGAAACCTAGTTCAAGACGTTGCTGCTATAAGATCCCTTCAATCACAAGCTGAAGAGTACTGTGCAGCAATGGGATATGAGAACATGGTTATAACTACAGTATTCCACCAATGGATGGGAGGATTCCCTGAAGATGAGGCAAAAGCATTCGGAGTTATCTCAAATGCATCTGTTTCTGCAGCTCTTGCTGGAGCTACAAAAGTAATAGTTAAAACTCCACACGAAGCAATAGGAATACCTACAAAAGAAGCAAATGCTGAAGGGATCAAGGCTACTAAAATGGTTCTTAACCTGTTAGAAGGTCAAAAACTTCCTCAGTCTGAAGCACTAGACGCTGAGATGGCTCTAATCAAAAGAGAAGTTAAAGCTATACTAGATAAAGTTTCTGAGCTTGGAAATGGAGACTTAGCTGTTGGTACAGTTAAAGCCTTTGAGCAAGGAGTTATGGATATTCCATTTGCTCCATCAATCTTCAATGCCGGAAAAATACTTCCAGCAAGAGACAACCAAGGAAGAATAAGATACTTAGAAGTAGGAAATATTCCTTTCTCACAAGATATTATTGACTTCAACAGAAAAGCACTAGAAGAAAGAGCAGCATCTGAGGGAAGAGAAGTTGGATTCCAAATGACTATAGATGATATATTCGCTGTAGGAAAAGGAAAACTAATCGGAAGACCTGAGAAGAAATAA